The Coccidioides posadasii str. Silveira chromosome 3, complete sequence genome contains a region encoding:
- the PHA2 gene encoding prephenate dehydratase (SECRETED:SignalP(1-19)~EggNog:ENOG410PJU6~COG:E~BUSCO:11986at33183): protein MKHHLWLAMALLQSGALSALPKPRVAFLGPLGSFSHEAAVASFGSEATILPQASFQDAFAALQANESDYAAIPLENSSNGAVVQVLDLLADRKGLYGDVAICGEHYLPVHHCLLVKKADGGQTSPPPVDITTDPRYEAITKLYTHPQAWGQCEAFLSKYFKGVERQDVSATSKAAEIISKEPGNSSAAIASRFAAEQHGVDILAENIEDDSENTTRFLLFRNRKSDTPKLCGHEDQKKPDESDKNAMRKALISFTIDHSSPGALANALFIFKKFSMNLTAINSRPSGIRPWQYIFFVECQGPAKRNDRNVEKIMAGLTSVTHSSQHLGSWDDMLGSN, encoded by the exons ATGAAACATCATCTGTGGCTCGCCATGGCGCTTCTACAGTCAGGAGCATTGTCCGCACTTCCGAAACCGCGGGTCGCATTTCTTGGTCCACTCGGGTCTTTTTCCCACGAG GCAGCGGTAGCGTCCTTCGGATCTGAAGCGACAATACTTCCACAAGCGTCGTTCCAAGATGCCTTTGCCGCGCTCCAAGCTAACGAAAGCGATTATGCTGCCATTCCGCTCGAAAATTCAAGTAACGGCGCCGTCGTGCAGGTCTTGGACCTCCTTGCTGATCGCAAAGGATTATATGGTGATGTAGCAATTTGCGGAGAGCATTATCTGCCGGTCCACCATTGTCTATTGGTGAAGAAAGCGGATGGAGGCCAAACCTCACCCCCGCCCGTAGATATCACTACGGACCCTCGCTACGAAGCGATCACTAAGCTCTACACCCACCCGCAGGCGTGGGGCCAATGCGAAGCTTTTCTATCTAAATACTTCAAGGGAGTCGAGCGACAAGACGTCTCAGCGACCTCAAAGGCAGCGGAGATAATCTCCAAGGAGCCTGGCAACAGCAGCGCCGCGATCGCGAGCAGATTCGCCGCGGAGCAGCACGGCGTCGATATCCTGGCCGAAAACATCGAAGACGACTCGGAGAATACCACCCGGTTTTTACTATTTCGCAACCGAAAATCTGATACTCCCAAGCTGTGCGGCCATGAAGATCAAAAGAAGCCCGATGAATCTGACAAGAATGCCATGCGGAAAGCGCTCATATCTTTCACGATCGACCACAGCTCCCCCGGCGCACTCGCAAACGCActtttcatcttcaagaaGTTCAGCATGAACCTGACTGCTATCAATTCTCGGCCGAGCGGAATTCGGCCTTGGCAGtatattttctttgttgaaTGTCAGGGCCCAGCTAAGCGCAACGATCGAAATGTGGAAAAGATCATGGCCGGCTTGACATCTGTTACACACTCGAGTCAACACCTTGGAAGTTGGGATGATATGCTTGGGTCAAACTAA